Proteins co-encoded in one Pseudomonas fluorescens genomic window:
- a CDS encoding helix-turn-helix domain-containing protein — MLLMKRPRLAAVQALGDACLSLTFIDGQQMNLDLSRDLQTYPGLAPLLDAEVFATAELGDDGWSVEWLEPDIQIGADTLYRDALAQNAPDENTRIFMDWRARTGLPLNEAAEALGVSARSISRYSNGREAVPRSLALACLGWDSLQEKPALIAAEDTGRYIVNRKT, encoded by the coding sequence ATGTTACTCATGAAGCGGCCGCGGCTGGCGGCAGTGCAGGCTCTTGGCGATGCTTGTCTGTCGCTGACCTTTATCGACGGACAACAGATGAACCTGGACTTGAGCCGCGATCTGCAAACCTATCCGGGGCTCGCTCCGCTACTGGACGCTGAAGTGTTCGCAACCGCAGAGTTGGGTGACGACGGCTGGAGCGTGGAGTGGCTGGAACCGGATATCCAGATTGGTGCCGATACCTTGTACCGGGACGCGCTCGCGCAAAATGCGCCGGACGAAAACACACGTATTTTCATGGATTGGCGCGCTCGCACCGGTTTACCGTTGAATGAGGCAGCCGAAGCGTTGGGTGTCAGCGCTCGCAGCATCAGTCGCTACAGTAATGGCCGGGAAGCCGTGCCCAGGTCATTGGCCCTGGCCTGTCTGGGTTGGGATTCACTGCAGGAAAAACCTGCACTGATCGCGGCAGAGGATACCGGGCGCTACATCGTCAACCGTAAAACTTAG
- a CDS encoding aspartyl/asparaginyl beta-hydroxylase domain-containing protein, producing the protein MTFSLAAKVSVLLLFVSSILYVHLRGKARLPVLRQFVNHSALFAPYNALMYLFSGVPSKPYLDRSKFPELDVLRDNWETIRDEAMHLFDEGYIRAAEKNNDAGFGSFFKKGWKRFYLKWYDKPLPSAETLCPKTVALVSAIPNVKGAMFALLPGGSHLNPHRDPFAGSLRYHLGLSTPNSDDCRIFVDGQVYAWRDGEDVMFDETYVHWVKNETEQTRVILFCDVERPLSNRLMTRINRAISAWLGRATAPQNLDDERVGGINRAYAWTKNFSDRFSGVVKQWKRRNPKAYRVMRPVLAVVVLTLLGYWLFG; encoded by the coding sequence ATGACCTTTTCGTTGGCCGCCAAGGTATCGGTGTTGCTGCTTTTCGTGAGCAGCATCCTCTACGTGCATTTGCGCGGCAAGGCGCGTTTGCCGGTGCTGCGCCAGTTCGTCAACCATTCGGCGCTGTTCGCTCCGTACAACGCCTTGATGTACCTGTTTTCCGGTGTGCCGTCCAAACCGTACCTGGACCGCAGCAAGTTCCCGGAACTGGACGTGCTGCGCGACAATTGGGAAACCATCCGCGACGAAGCGATGCATCTGTTCGACGAGGGCTACATTCGCGCCGCCGAGAAGAACAACGACGCCGGTTTCGGCTCGTTCTTCAAGAAGGGCTGGAAGCGTTTCTACCTCAAGTGGTACGACAAACCGCTGCCCTCGGCCGAGACCCTGTGCCCGAAAACCGTGGCACTGGTGAGCGCCATTCCCAACGTCAAGGGGGCGATGTTCGCGTTGTTGCCGGGCGGCAGCCACTTGAACCCGCACCGTGATCCGTTCGCCGGTTCCCTGCGTTATCACCTGGGGCTGTCGACGCCCAACTCCGACGATTGCCGGATCTTCGTCGACGGTCAGGTTTACGCCTGGCGTGACGGTGAAGACGTGATGTTCGACGAGACTTACGTGCACTGGGTCAAGAACGAAACCGAACAGACCCGCGTCATCCTGTTCTGCGACGTCGAGCGTCCGCTGAGCAACCGCCTCATGACCCGCATCAACCGCGCCATCAGCGCCTGGCTGGGCCGTGCCACCGCCCCGCAGAACCTCGACGACGAGCGCGTCGGCGGGATCAACCGGGCCTATGCCTGGACCAAGAACTTCAGCGACCGGTTCAGCGGTGTGGTCAAACAGTGGAAACGCCGCAATCCAAAGGCCTACCGCGTAATGCGGCCGGTGCTGGCGGTGGTGGTGTTGACGTTGCTGGGGTATTGGCTGTTTGGTTGA
- the cysK gene encoding cysteine synthase A, with translation MSRIFADNAHSIGNTPLVQINRIAPRGVTILAKIEGRNPGYSVKCRIGANMIWDAESSGKLKPGMTIVEPTSGNTGIGLAFVAAARGYKLLLTMPASMSIERRKVLKALGAELVLTEPAKGMKGAIEKAAEIVASDAGKYFMPAQFDNPANPAIHEKTTGPEIWNDTDGAIDVLVAGVGTGGTITGVSRYIKNTAGKPIISVAVEPVSSPVITQALAGEEIKPSPHKIQGIGAGFVPKNLDLSIVDRVERVTDEESKVMALRLMQEEGILCGISCGAAMAVAVRLAETPEMQGKTIVVVLPDSGERYLSSMLFSDLFTDQENQQ, from the coding sequence ATGAGCCGTATTTTTGCTGACAACGCCCATTCCATCGGCAACACGCCGCTGGTGCAGATCAACCGCATCGCGCCCCGTGGCGTGACCATTCTGGCCAAGATCGAAGGTCGCAACCCGGGCTACTCGGTCAAGTGCCGGATCGGCGCCAACATGATCTGGGACGCCGAAAGCAGCGGCAAACTCAAGCCGGGCATGACCATCGTCGAGCCGACTTCGGGCAATACCGGCATCGGCCTGGCCTTCGTGGCGGCCGCTCGCGGTTACAAATTGCTGCTGACCATGCCGGCCTCGATGAGCATCGAACGGCGCAAAGTACTCAAGGCATTGGGCGCCGAACTGGTGCTGACCGAACCCGCCAAGGGCATGAAAGGCGCGATCGAAAAGGCCGCGGAGATCGTTGCCAGTGATGCGGGCAAATATTTCATGCCGGCCCAGTTCGATAACCCGGCCAACCCGGCCATCCACGAAAAGACCACCGGCCCGGAAATCTGGAACGACACCGACGGCGCCATCGACGTGCTGGTGGCGGGCGTCGGCACCGGCGGAACCATCACCGGTGTATCGCGGTATATCAAGAATACGGCGGGCAAGCCGATCATCTCGGTGGCTGTGGAGCCGGTGTCTTCGCCGGTGATCACCCAAGCCCTGGCCGGTGAGGAGATCAAGCCGAGCCCCCACAAGATTCAGGGTATCGGTGCCGGTTTTGTGCCGAAGAACCTGGACCTGTCGATAGTCGACCGGGTCGAGCGCGTCACCGACGAAGAATCCAAGGTCATGGCGCTGCGTCTGATGCAGGAAGAGGGGATTCTGTGCGGCATCTCCTGCGGTGCGGCGATGGCTGTGGCGGTGCGCCTGGCGGAAACCCCGGAAATGCAGGGCAAGACCATTGTGGTGGTACTGCCGGACTCCGGTGAACGTTATCTGTCGAGCATGTTGTTCAGCGATCTGTTCACCGATCAGGAGAACCAGCAGTAA
- a CDS encoding DMT family transporter, whose protein sequence is MFVLSKKSALAAASTSLFVLLWSSGAIFSKWGLAHASPFAFLLIRFVIALCGLVLLAPLLKLKLPKGGQPMLYAMATGVVLLGAYQIFYLLALDLKVTPGVMATIMGVQPILTVVIMERQRSASRMFGLALGLAGLIMVVYQGIGLAGMSLAGMLFGLLALASMTFGSIMQKRITDNPLGTLPVQYLAGLLLCGIFVPFQPFHFEHSAGFIVPVLWMGLVVSVLATLLLYRLIARGNLVNVTSLFYLVPAVTAVMDYLIFGNRLAALSVLGMLLIIVGLVFVFRKSA, encoded by the coding sequence ATGTTTGTCCTTTCGAAAAAGTCCGCGCTCGCGGCGGCGTCCACGAGCCTGTTCGTTCTGCTGTGGAGCAGCGGGGCGATCTTCTCCAAGTGGGGGCTGGCCCACGCCTCGCCCTTTGCCTTTCTGCTGATCCGTTTTGTGATCGCCCTGTGCGGGCTGGTGCTCCTGGCGCCGTTGCTCAAGCTGAAATTGCCCAAGGGCGGCCAGCCGATGCTGTATGCGATGGCTACCGGGGTGGTGCTGTTGGGCGCTTATCAGATCTTTTATCTGCTGGCGCTGGACCTGAAAGTCACCCCCGGGGTGATGGCGACCATCATGGGTGTGCAGCCGATTCTCACGGTGGTGATCATGGAGCGGCAGCGCTCGGCGAGCCGGATGTTTGGTCTGGCGCTGGGGCTGGCGGGTCTGATCATGGTGGTTTATCAGGGCATCGGTCTGGCCGGGATGTCGCTGGCGGGGATGCTGTTCGGGCTGCTGGCGCTGGCGAGCATGACCTTCGGCTCGATCATGCAGAAGCGCATCACCGACAATCCCCTCGGCACGCTGCCGGTGCAGTACCTGGCCGGTCTGTTGCTGTGCGGGATTTTCGTGCCGTTCCAGCCGTTCCACTTCGAGCACAGCGCCGGTTTCATCGTGCCGGTGTTGTGGATGGGACTGGTGGTTTCCGTGCTGGCGACGTTGCTGCTGTATCGACTGATCGCCCGGGGCAATCTGGTGAATGTCACCAGTCTGTTCTATCTGGTGCCTGCCGTGACCGCGGTGATGGACTACCTGATCTTCGGCAATCGCCTGGCGGCGTTGAGCGTGCTGGGGATGCTGTTGATCATTGTCGGACTGGTATTCGTGTTCCGTAAATCGGCGTAA
- a CDS encoding DUF748 domain-containing protein has protein sequence MKRRYRWPLWIVATIVVLLVALHIALPYLVRDYLNEKLANMGDYRGQITDVDLALWRGAYKINGLKIVKVDGKVPVPFVDAPLVDLSVSWHSLWYDHAVVAQVKFFKPQVNFVDGGAIKQNSQTGKGTDWRAQLGKLLPITLDEVQINDGRITFRNFNSKPPVNMNATNVEASIYNLTNVVDNKGKRIARFEGKALLLGQAPLETSATFDPLSNFEDFEFRLRARDLELKRMNDFASAYGKFDFNAGHGDVVIEAAANRGQLKGYIKPLLRDVDVFNWQQDVENKNKGIFRSIWEALVGGTETVLKNQGKNQFATRVELSGSVHQQDISAFEAFLQILRNGFIQAFNARYERPKPDAG, from the coding sequence ATGAAGCGTCGCTACCGCTGGCCGTTATGGATTGTCGCCACCATCGTGGTGTTGCTGGTCGCCCTGCACATCGCCCTGCCCTACCTCGTGCGCGACTACCTGAATGAGAAACTGGCCAACATGGGCGACTACCGCGGCCAGATCACCGACGTCGATCTGGCGCTCTGGCGCGGGGCCTACAAGATCAACGGCCTGAAAATCGTCAAGGTCGACGGCAAAGTGCCGGTGCCGTTCGTCGATGCGCCGCTGGTCGACCTGTCCGTCAGCTGGCACTCGCTGTGGTACGACCATGCGGTGGTGGCGCAGGTGAAGTTCTTCAAGCCACAAGTGAACTTCGTCGATGGTGGTGCCATCAAGCAAAATTCCCAGACCGGTAAAGGCACCGACTGGCGTGCCCAACTGGGCAAGTTGCTGCCGATCACCCTCGACGAGGTGCAGATCAACGATGGGCGCATCACTTTTCGCAACTTCAACTCCAAACCACCGGTAAACATGAACGCCACCAACGTTGAGGCGAGCATCTACAACCTGACCAACGTCGTGGACAACAAGGGCAAGCGCATTGCCCGCTTCGAGGGCAAGGCCCTGCTGCTCGGTCAGGCACCTCTGGAGACCTCCGCCACGTTCGATCCGTTAAGCAACTTCGAGGATTTCGAGTTCCGCCTGCGTGCCCGTGACCTCGAACTCAAGCGCATGAACGACTTCGCCTCGGCCTACGGCAAATTCGACTTCAACGCCGGCCACGGCGATGTGGTCATCGAAGCCGCCGCCAACAGGGGCCAGCTCAAGGGCTACATCAAACCGCTGCTGCGCGACGTCGACGTGTTCAACTGGCAGCAGGATGTCGAGAACAAGAACAAGGGCATCTTCCGCTCGATCTGGGAAGCACTGGTCGGCGGCACCGAAACCGTGCTGAAAAACCAGGGCAAGAACCAGTTCGCCACCCGCGTCGAACTCAGCGGCAGCGTGCACCAGCAAGATATCAGCGCGTTCGAAGCGTTTTTGCAGATTTTACGCAACGGATTCATTCAGGCCTTCAATGCCCGGTATGAACGGCCGAAGCCGGATGCGGGCTAA
- a CDS encoding DMT family transporter gives MSPVDIFRMLSLAAIWGASFLFMRIIAPAIGTVPTGFFRVSIAAVGLLVILGLMRINWDFKGKLKTVMMLGVINSGVPATLYSVAAQVLPAGYSAIFNATTPLMGVLIGGLFFSEKLTAAKLAGVFLGLLGVGVLTRAGPVAFDLPLLMGAVACLLATTCYGFAGFLARRWLDQAGGLDSRLSALGSMLGATLFLLPLFGYSVITQPPVSWGGWNVWLSLLGLGLGCTAFAYIIYFRLLSSIGPVKSMTVTFMIPPFGVLWGALFLDEPLSMAHVYGGVLIAIALWLVLKPATVKPVEAATR, from the coding sequence GTGAGCCCTGTCGATATTTTCCGCATGTTGTCGCTGGCTGCGATCTGGGGTGCGAGCTTCCTGTTCATGCGCATCATCGCCCCCGCGATCGGCACCGTTCCTACCGGTTTTTTCCGGGTCTCGATCGCGGCCGTCGGTTTGCTGGTGATCCTTGGTCTGATGCGCATCAACTGGGATTTCAAAGGCAAGCTCAAGACCGTGATGATGCTGGGCGTGATCAACTCCGGCGTTCCGGCCACCCTGTACTCCGTCGCAGCCCAGGTACTGCCCGCCGGGTACTCCGCGATCTTCAATGCCACCACGCCACTGATGGGCGTATTGATCGGCGGGCTGTTCTTCAGTGAAAAACTAACGGCGGCCAAGCTGGCCGGAGTTTTCCTTGGTCTGCTCGGCGTGGGTGTGCTGACCCGCGCCGGCCCGGTCGCGTTCGATCTGCCGCTGTTGATGGGCGCTGTCGCCTGCCTGCTCGCAACGACCTGCTACGGCTTCGCCGGCTTCCTCGCCCGGCGCTGGCTGGATCAGGCCGGCGGGCTCGACAGCCGTCTGTCGGCGTTGGGCAGCATGCTCGGTGCGACGCTGTTCCTGCTGCCGCTGTTCGGCTACAGCGTCATCACCCAGCCACCGGTGAGCTGGGGTGGCTGGAATGTCTGGCTGTCGCTGTTGGGCCTGGGTCTGGGCTGCACTGCGTTTGCCTACATCATTTATTTCCGCCTGCTGAGTTCCATCGGGCCGGTGAAATCGATGACCGTGACCTTCATGATCCCGCCATTCGGCGTGTTGTGGGGCGCACTGTTTCTGGATGAACCGCTGTCGATGGCCCACGTGTACGGCGGAGTGTTGATCGCGATTGCGCTATGGCTGGTACTGAAGCCGGCGACAGTGAAACCGGTAGAAGCCGCGACTCGCTGA
- a CDS encoding methyl-accepting chemotaxis protein translates to MSIRNLRIGLRASLCFAVLASLLVVVGLFGLSQMKGLRESAAVIEESWMPSIESIHDTAANIASIRLESLRLITSTQAAVRERSKGILTAQRQELLKRLDDHKALIANDQERAMLEGLGADTAKYLAILDQILKQIDAGQNDQAYMRLTNELAPQGSVLDKTLEQMIALNQQGADAAAKSAAAMYQQALWIVATTIVIALIATLLLAWRLTRSITAPINQALNVARRIASGDLSGRIDSEGRDEAAQLLTALAEMQGNLRSTIRGISESAQQLASAAEEMSSVMEQSTRGLQQQNDQIEQAATAVTEMSTAVDEVAANAVSSAEASQASNEDSRHGHVQVSETISSIQELVSAVLGASEQAEGLATQAQDISKVLEVIRGIAGQTNLLALNAAIEAARAGEAGRGFAVVADEVRSLAQRTQNSTEEIELMISSIQQGTGATVGALQSSAEQASHTLRRANSAGQALEKITASISQINQRNLVIASAAEQQALVAREVDENLVTIRDLSTQTAAGATQTSAASQELSRLAVDLNGLVTRFVL, encoded by the coding sequence ATGTCTATCCGGAATCTGCGCATCGGTTTGCGCGCCAGTTTGTGTTTTGCCGTTCTGGCCAGTCTGCTGGTGGTGGTTGGCCTGTTCGGTCTGAGCCAGATGAAAGGCCTTCGCGAAAGCGCAGCCGTGATCGAAGAATCATGGATGCCCAGCATCGAAAGCATTCATGACACAGCGGCGAACATCGCCAGCATCCGCCTTGAATCCCTGCGCCTGATCACCAGCACCCAGGCTGCCGTGCGCGAGCGAAGCAAAGGTATTCTCACGGCGCAGCGACAGGAGCTGCTCAAGCGCCTCGACGATCACAAGGCCTTGATTGCCAACGATCAGGAACGGGCAATGCTGGAAGGCCTGGGTGCAGATACGGCCAAGTACCTGGCGATCCTCGACCAGATCCTCAAACAGATCGACGCCGGTCAAAATGACCAGGCCTACATGCGTCTGACCAATGAACTGGCCCCCCAGGGCAGCGTGCTCGACAAGACCCTGGAGCAAATGATCGCTCTCAATCAACAAGGCGCGGATGCCGCGGCCAAATCCGCGGCGGCGATGTACCAGCAGGCGCTATGGATCGTCGCCACGACTATCGTCATCGCTTTGATTGCCACGTTGCTGCTGGCCTGGCGGCTGACCCGCAGCATCACAGCGCCGATCAATCAGGCGCTGAACGTGGCACGACGGATTGCCTCCGGTGATCTCAGCGGCCGCATCGACAGCGAGGGCCGGGATGAAGCGGCGCAACTGCTTACAGCGCTGGCCGAGATGCAGGGCAATCTGCGCTCGACCATTCGCGGCATCAGTGAGTCGGCCCAACAATTGGCCTCCGCCGCCGAAGAAATGAGTTCGGTGATGGAACAGAGCACCCGCGGCCTGCAACAGCAGAACGATCAGATCGAACAGGCCGCCACCGCGGTCACCGAGATGAGCACGGCGGTGGATGAAGTGGCCGCCAATGCGGTATCCAGCGCCGAGGCGTCCCAAGCGTCGAACGAGGACAGCAGGCACGGGCATGTGCAGGTCAGTGAGACCATCAGTTCGATTCAGGAACTGGTCAGTGCCGTGCTAGGTGCCTCCGAACAGGCCGAGGGCCTTGCGACCCAGGCCCAGGACATCAGCAAGGTGCTGGAAGTGATTCGCGGCATCGCCGGGCAGACCAACCTGCTGGCGCTTAACGCCGCCATTGAAGCGGCGCGAGCCGGCGAGGCCGGACGTGGGTTTGCAGTGGTTGCCGACGAGGTCCGCTCGCTGGCCCAGCGCACGCAAAACTCCACCGAAGAAATCGAGCTGATGATCAGCAGCATCCAGCAAGGCACCGGCGCCACTGTCGGCGCGTTGCAAAGCAGCGCCGAGCAAGCCAGCCACACCCTGCGCCGGGCCAACAGCGCTGGCCAGGCTCTGGAGAAAATCACCGCGTCGATCTCGCAGATCAACCAGCGCAATCTGGTGATCGCCAGTGCCGCCGAGCAACAGGCACTGGTGGCCCGGGAAGTCGATGAAAACCTGGTGACCATCCGCGACCTGTCGACGCAGACTGCCGCTGGCGCCACCCAGACGTCTGCCGCCAGTCAGGAACTGTCGCGCCTCGCTGTCGACCTCAACGGGCTGGTGACACGCTTCGTGCTCTGA
- the aceK gene encoding bifunctional isocitrate dehydrogenase kinase/phosphatase: MPQQWPATDIARMILDGFDDYREHFRRITDGARERFEQARWQETQTASAARINLYEDKVGETVARLREYFEADTLMDVSCWPLVKSAYISIIDLRFDDELSETWYNSIFCGLFSHDLISDGCMFIHTTRPSLRRARAAQTRTYKPHGQLSGMLASIFADYRFSEDYADLPRDLQRLEAQLRENLPDWVCKDPELSVELFSSVLYRNKGAYLVGRIYTNDDQWPLVIPLLHREGRGIQIDALITDEADVSIIFSFTRSYFMVDVPVPAEFIGFLKRILPGKHIAELYTSIGFYKHGKSEFYRALINHLANTDDQFIMAPGVRGMVMSVFTLPGFNTVFKIIKDRFSPSKNVDRATVIEKYRLVKSVDRVGRMADTQEFADFRFPLSKFDPACLAELLEVAPSTVSLEGETVLIRHCWTERRMTPLNLYLENANEAQVREALEDYGLAIKQLAAANIFPGDMLLKNFGVTRHGRVVFYDYDEICFLTEANFRHIPPPRTPEDEMASEPWYSIGPLDVFPEEFPPFLFADAKQRKLFDQLHGELYNADYWKGLQEAIRAGKVIDVFPYRRKGLDNE, translated from the coding sequence ATGCCGCAGCAATGGCCAGCCACCGACATCGCCCGCATGATCCTCGATGGCTTTGACGATTACCGCGAGCATTTTCGGCGGATCACCGATGGCGCCCGTGAGCGCTTCGAGCAGGCGCGCTGGCAGGAGACGCAAACCGCGTCGGCGGCGCGGATCAACCTCTACGAAGACAAGGTCGGCGAAACCGTCGCGCGCCTGCGCGAGTATTTCGAGGCGGACACGCTGATGGATGTCAGCTGCTGGCCGCTGGTGAAAAGCGCCTACATCAGCATCATCGACCTGCGCTTCGACGATGAGCTCTCCGAGACCTGGTACAACTCGATCTTCTGCGGACTGTTCAGCCACGACCTGATCAGCGATGGCTGCATGTTCATCCATACCACCCGGCCGAGCCTGCGCCGTGCCCGGGCCGCACAGACCCGCACCTACAAACCCCATGGGCAGTTGTCGGGCATGCTCGCGAGCATCTTTGCCGATTACCGTTTCAGCGAAGATTACGCCGATCTGCCCCGGGATCTGCAGCGTCTGGAAGCGCAACTGCGCGAGAACCTGCCGGACTGGGTGTGCAAGGATCCGGAGCTGAGCGTCGAACTGTTTTCCTCGGTGCTGTACCGCAACAAGGGCGCCTATCTGGTCGGACGCATCTACACCAACGACGATCAGTGGCCGCTGGTGATTCCGCTGCTGCACCGCGAGGGGCGGGGGATTCAGATCGACGCGCTGATCACTGACGAAGCCGATGTGTCGATCATCTTCTCGTTCACCCGTTCGTATTTCATGGTGGATGTGCCGGTGCCGGCGGAGTTCATCGGCTTTCTCAAGCGCATCCTGCCGGGCAAGCACATCGCCGAGCTGTACACCTCGATCGGCTTCTACAAGCACGGTAAATCCGAGTTTTACCGCGCCCTGATCAATCACCTGGCCAACACCGACGATCAGTTCATCATGGCCCCGGGCGTGCGCGGCATGGTCATGAGCGTGTTCACGCTGCCGGGTTTCAACACGGTGTTCAAGATCATCAAGGACCGCTTCTCGCCATCGAAAAACGTCGATCGCGCCACGGTGATCGAGAAGTACCGACTGGTGAAAAGCGTCGACCGTGTCGGGCGCATGGCCGATACCCAGGAGTTCGCTGATTTCCGCTTTCCGTTGAGCAAGTTCGATCCGGCGTGCCTGGCCGAGTTGCTGGAAGTCGCGCCGTCCACGGTGTCGCTGGAAGGCGAAACCGTGCTGATCCGCCACTGTTGGACCGAACGCCGGATGACCCCGCTCAACCTCTATCTGGAAAACGCCAACGAAGCCCAGGTGCGCGAGGCGCTGGAGGATTACGGGCTGGCGATCAAGCAACTGGCGGCGGCCAACATCTTCCCCGGCGACATGCTGCTGAAGAACTTTGGCGTCACCCGTCATGGCCGGGTGGTGTTCTACGACTACGACGAGATCTGCTTCCTCACCGAAGCCAACTTCCGCCACATCCCGCCACCGCGCACGCCGGAGGACGAAATGGCTTCCGAGCCGTGGTATTCGATTGGACCGCTGGACGTGTTCCCCGAGGAGTTTCCGCCGTTTCTGTTTGCCGATGCCAAGCAGCGCAAGTTGTTCGATCAGTTGCATGGTGAGCTGTACAACGCCGATTACTGGAAGGGCCTGCAGGAGGCGATCCGGGCGGGGAAAGTCATCGACGTCTTCCCGTATCGGCGCAAGGGCCTGGATAACGAGTGA
- a CDS encoding DUF4160 domain-containing protein: MTTKYRFREKYRIQLREKDHPPPHVHLTGGGVDVMLSLETVEVMMGKAPPLIVKEALEWVSAHQTQLLEDWKRCYS, translated from the coding sequence ATGACTACCAAATACCGATTTCGCGAAAAATACCGCATTCAGTTGCGCGAGAAGGATCACCCGCCACCCCATGTTCACCTGACCGGTGGCGGAGTGGATGTGATGCTGAGCCTGGAAACCGTCGAGGTCATGATGGGCAAGGCACCGCCACTGATCGTCAAGGAAGCGTTGGAGTGGGTTTCGGCCCATCAGACGCAATTGCTGGAGGACTGGAAACGATGTTACTCATGA